The following coding sequences are from one Salinicoccus sp. Bachu38 window:
- the ggt gene encoding gamma-glutamyltransferase produces the protein MANLQEIFEAQEKYYDTGNQIKGDTGKYGMVASAIKEATHAGNQMLDQGGNAFDALIAVQLALSVVEGMNTGIGAGGFIVCYDKENEDTKVINAHSRAPAGLEPECFLDEEGEVVPFDKRSTHGTSVGVPGIMKGLKHLHEKYATLPLEKLVEPAIELAESDFRVNSLWERTLDLFDHRLGEEARKKFMPGGKPLREGDTIVQPELAKTLKTIRDEGFDSVYEGEIADAIIEAVQNQGGVMNHQDLINYHVKIEEPLWSNYKGFDIAMPAPPSGGGIAVAQQLKILENIDISQYDPHSSEKYHLLAQTMQLALADKNAHIGDADFHELPMDGLLNEDYIKERLQLISEENEAKAYEAGDPWKYQPGRDGTIETDRYVGNEGMETTHFTAVDQWGNVVSCTSSIERIFGSGIMVPGYGFLMNNDLTDFEAEPGQVNEPNGHKYPTSSKCPTILFHEGKPFFTLGSPGAQTIVASVAQTIINIIDYNMSLDEAIKDPRVYVTRDLETQWEDGLAKEMLEALEKLGYDFDQSFRKETADTRLGDVQAIMIDQTNGHKLYGAADSPRPGGAEGL, from the coding sequence ATGGCGAACCTGCAAGAAATTTTTGAGGCACAGGAAAAATATTATGATACAGGCAATCAGATTAAAGGGGATACCGGCAAATATGGCATGGTGGCAAGTGCCATAAAGGAAGCCACCCACGCCGGCAACCAGATGCTGGACCAGGGCGGCAATGCATTCGATGCACTTATTGCAGTACAGCTCGCGTTGTCTGTTGTCGAAGGCATGAACACCGGCATCGGCGCAGGCGGCTTTATCGTGTGCTACGACAAGGAAAATGAGGATACGAAAGTCATCAATGCCCATTCCCGGGCACCGGCCGGACTTGAACCTGAATGCTTCCTTGATGAAGAAGGGGAGGTCGTTCCGTTCGACAAACGATCCACACACGGCACTTCCGTCGGGGTGCCGGGCATCATGAAAGGGCTCAAGCACCTGCATGAAAAGTATGCCACCCTCCCCCTTGAAAAGTTGGTTGAACCGGCCATCGAGCTGGCCGAATCGGACTTCCGTGTGAATTCCCTATGGGAACGTACACTTGATCTTTTTGACCATCGCCTCGGAGAAGAGGCACGGAAGAAATTCATGCCGGGTGGCAAACCGCTCAGGGAAGGCGATACCATCGTGCAGCCTGAACTTGCGAAAACTTTGAAGACCATCAGGGACGAAGGGTTCGATTCCGTATATGAAGGTGAGATTGCCGATGCCATCATAGAAGCTGTCCAGAACCAGGGCGGGGTCATGAACCACCAGGATCTGATCAACTACCATGTCAAGATCGAAGAACCGTTATGGAGCAACTATAAAGGGTTCGATATCGCAATGCCTGCTCCCCCAAGCGGCGGTGGCATCGCAGTGGCCCAGCAGCTGAAAATACTCGAAAACATCGATATTTCACAATATGATCCGCACTCGTCTGAAAAGTATCATCTGCTCGCCCAGACGATGCAGCTGGCCCTTGCCGACAAGAATGCCCATATCGGCGATGCAGATTTCCATGAACTCCCGATGGATGGACTGCTGAATGAGGACTATATTAAAGAACGCCTCCAGCTGATATCAGAAGAGAATGAAGCAAAAGCATATGAAGCAGGCGATCCTTGGAAATATCAGCCGGGCAGGGACGGCACGATTGAAACCGATAGGTACGTGGGCAATGAAGGAATGGAAACGACCCACTTCACTGCGGTGGACCAGTGGGGCAACGTCGTTTCCTGCACATCCTCGATAGAACGCATCTTTGGATCCGGCATCATGGTACCGGGCTACGGCTTCCTCATGAACAACGACCTGACCGACTTTGAAGCCGAGCCCGGCCAGGTCAATGAGCCGAATGGCCATAAGTATCCGACAAGCTCCAAATGTCCGACGATACTTTTCCATGAAGGGAAGCCGTTCTTCACACTCGGTTCCCCGGGTGCCCAGACGATCGTCGCCTCGGTAGCCCAGACCATCATAAACATCATAGACTACAACATGTCACTGGATGAAGCAATCAAGGATCCGAGAGTCTATGTAACACGTGATCTTGAAACCCAGTGGGAGGACGGCTTGGCAAAAGAGATGCTGGAAGCACTGGAAAAGCTGGGCTATGACTTCGACCAGTCGTTCAGAAAAGAAACGGCGGATACCCGCCTCGGGGATGTACAGGCAATCATGATCGACCAGACGAACGGACACAAGCTCTACGGTGCAGCCGACTCGCCGCGTCCGGGCGGTGCAGAAGGCCTGTAG